A window of the Fulvia fulva chromosome 3, complete sequence genome harbors these coding sequences:
- a CDS encoding Polyamine N-acetyltransferase 1, translated as MPRDLSALANESTLSNMPGLSNMPGLSNMPGLSKSRDEGINRETPMDADPGNESESSIITERSHTNEKRNELHPYTQTLNISDVESCTRLEEAAFPPQERCTREKFQYRLKVAGELSLGIFTSQTANDGSADVPTTAETAAPVYSGAPERKAVLMGHIVSTRTTNSVVSDEDMAMGDPADPNLGHKQEGRTVCIHSLAVLPQYQGRGLGKTLMKAYIHRLENQDVADYAALITHEALIPYYETFGFVSKGKSKAQFGGGGWFDMAKELNSGGVSD; from the exons ATGCCTCGTGACCTGTCTGCATTGGCAAATGAGAGCACCCTCTCCAACATGCCAGGCCTCTCCAACATGCCAGGCCTCTCCAACATGCCAGGCCTCTCCAAATCACGCGACGAGGGCATCAATCGCGAGACACCCATGGACGCAGATCCTGGCAACGAGAGCGAGAGCAGCATCATCACCGAACGGTCACACACCAACGAAAAGCGAAACGAATTGCATCCCTACACGCAGACGCTGAATATATCCGACGTCGAGAGCTGTACGAGATTAGAAGAAGCCGCCTTCCCGCCCCAGGAACGTTGCACGAGAGAAAAA TTCCAATACCGTCTCAAAGTCGCCGGCGAACTCAGTCTAGGCATCTTCACATCCCAAACCGCCAACGATGGAAGTGCCGACGTCCCCACCACCGCAGAGACCGCAGCGCCGGTATACTCTGGCGCACCGGAACGCAAGGCAGTCCTGATGGGCCACATTGTCTCAACCAGGACGACGAATTCGGTCGTGTCTGATGAAGACATGGCGATGGGTGATCCCGCTGATCCGAACCTGGGCCACAAGCAAGAAGGACGAACGGTTTGTATCCATAGTCTTGCAGTCCTGCCGCAGTACCAGGGACGTGGTCTGGGGAAGACGTTGATGAAGGCGTATATTCACCGGTTGGAGAATCAGGATGTGGCGGATTATGCGGCGCTCATCACGCATGAGGCGTTGATACCGTATTATGAGACGTTTGGGTTTGTGAGTAAG GGTAAGAGCAAGGCGCAATTCGGTGGAGGTGGATGGTTTGACATGGCCAAGGAGCTGAACTCAGGCGGCGTATCAGACTAA
- a CDS encoding DNA damage-inducible protein 1 yields MPRLAISIIAPNHEADQQLISLDLPTGLSIADLKGLVNADTNIPVASQQFFHNNQVLQDDNKTLEEVGIKDGDMIAMLMRQPQQQNNMGSQPRRQQQQQQGQQRRGGAGGPQDIENTRQNILANPGAMQKIRDERPALADAIHDPDRFREVWQQMMQDDEDRERDRQEQMRLLNEDPFNIEAQQKIEEMIREESVQENLQFAYEHNPEVFGRVTMLYIPVEVNKRPVKAFVDSGAQTTIMSPSCAEACGIMRLIDKRYAGIARGVGTAKILGRVHSSQIKIGNATMPCSFTVMEGKDVDLLLGLDMLKRFQANIDLRQNKLIFGDNNEVSFLGEADIPQQFEEAQQNEPTIAGPNGTTIGAKTGTVQPAAASSSSNTNGGHFQGQGQSLGSASNSKAPAVSTPSASGGASGGAPAENSREHNEKIIQLQGLGFSRQQAISALDACDGNVDLAASMLFN; encoded by the exons AT GCCTCGCCTTGCCATATCTATCATCGCGCCCAACCATGAAGCCGACCAACAGCTCATTTCTCTCGACCTCCCAACTGGTCTCTCCATAGCAGACCTGAAGGGTCTCGTCAACGCAGACACCAACATCCCCGTAGCCTCCCAGCAATTCTTCCACAACAACCAAGTCCTCCAAGACGACAACAAGACATTAGAAGAGGTTGGCATCAAGGATGGAGACATGATTGCTATGCTGATGCGCCAACCCCAACAACAGAACAACATGGGCTCCCAACCACGAAgacagcagcagcagcagcagggCCAGCAGAGGAGAGGTGGGGCAGGTGGTCCACAAGATATTGAGAACACACGTCAGAACATACTTGCAAACCCAGGCGCGATGCAAAAGATAAGAGACGAACGCCCCGCGCTGGCAGACGCAATCCACGATCCGGACAGGTTCCGTGAGGTATGGCAGCAGATGATGCAGGACGATGAGGATCGCGAGCGCGATCGACAAGAGCAGATGCGGTTGCTGAATGAAGATCCGTTCAACATTGAGGCGCAGCAGAAGATTGAAGAGATGATACGGGAGGAGTCTGTGCAAGAGAATCTGCAGTTTGCCTACGAGCACAATCCTGAAG TGTTTGGAAGAGTGACAATGCTTTACATCCCCGTCGAAGTCAACAAGCGCCCGGTCAAGGCTTTCGTCGACTCTGGAGCGCAGACCACCATCATGTCGCCTTCGTGTGCAGAGGCTTGCGGTATCATGAGGCTGATCGACAAGCGCTACGCTGGCATTGCCAGAGGTGTCGGTACCGCTAAGATCTTGGGTCGCGTTCACTCATCGCAGATCAAGATTGGCAATGCAACCATGCCATGCTCCTTCACTGTCATGGAGGGCAAGGACGTCGACCTTCTCCTCGGCCTGGACATGCTGAAGCGTTTCCAAGCGAACATTGACCTGCGGCAGAACAAGCTCATCTTCGGCGACAACAACGAGGTGAGCTTCCTTGGCGAGGCTGACATTCCGCAACAATTCGAGGAAGCTCAGCAGAACGAGCCCACCATTGCAGGTCCCAACGGGACGACGATTGGAGCGAAGACCGGGACAGTGCAGCCAGCAGCAGCATCATCTTCCTCCAACACCAATGGCGGACACTTTCAAGGACAAGGCCAGTCGCTGGGTTCGGCATCCAACAGCAAAGCGCCAGCGGTCAGCACACCCTCTGCCTCTGGTGGCGCATCTGGTGGCGCACCCGCTGAAAACTCGAGAGAGCACAACGAGAAGATCATCCAGCTGCAGGGCCTAGGCTTCTCGCGCCAACAAGCCATCTCAGCACTCGACGCGTGCGACGGCAACGTTGACCTGGCAGCAAGCATGCTATTCAACTAG
- a CDS encoding E3 ubiquitin-protein ligase, giving the protein MDLVPLPKATGTGTGTGSRLWKSKADFFRPFRSAAEVGEGIEPLYDPTLPREELHNHDPDLRDLNRALEVLVEVFPDVRVEVFREMLGSVGESSRVEVVTELLVKERGVGVGGKGDGGGGGRRWIRGRVRAEGGRRRGKGRRGGGEGLEDQDLFRSDAYKKAVKDVFYLEFRNLSHSTIRGVLAEQNFSYTLARPILQQLASRSWRFSLGSLWPRKAAGVGADGHPFIFWSHENGSEQATPAVRKTGSTELDHELYELFVEPIITKQRQERQLADYNVACEVNEKEAEAAEALFDCECCFSSVPFEQIATCDQNCHFLCLDCVRRTVNEALYGQGWSRTADLERASVRCFAPSSQDCHGSIAGDQVRQSLTQGSDNEDAWNDFQARITAETLMRTGLSLQRCPFCNYAEVDEPPNARIRHPMAIWHHAMTKSPPAFQIMLLSFLTALTLLTIPILVATLVTWLLLQLFPPAKSALTSSLHRIHKTRRTLRFTCQNPSCAALTCTRCLAPWHNPHTCFDAESTSLRTALEASATLAIKRTCPKCLLSFVKASGCNKLVCNCGYTMCYICRQEITSREGYAHFCQHFRPSGGRCGECERCDLYGDEDEEGAIRRAAEVAEREWREREQGGGEGEEEARKGVRMIEVLVGQGRRRRWWEEWVDVVVDAVVA; this is encoded by the coding sequence ATGGATCTCGTCCCTCTGCCCAAAGCCACTGGCACTGGCACTGGCACTGGCTCCCGTCTCTGGAAATCGAAAGCAGATTTTTTTCGACCCTTTCGATCTGCTGCTGAGGTCGGGGAGGGTATTGAGCCACTGTATGATCCCACCTTACCGAGAGAGGAATTGCATAATCATGATCCGGATCTGAGGGATTTGAACCGAGCGCTGGAAGTGTTGGTGGAGGTGTTTCCGGATGTGCGGGTGGAGGTGTTTAGGGAGATGTTGGGGAGTGTTGGGGAGAGTAGTCGGGTGGAGGTTGTGACGGAGTTGCTTGTGAAGGAGAGAGGGGTGGGGGTTGGGGGGAAAGGGGATGGTGGTGGTGGGGGGAGGAGGTGGATTAGGGGGAGGGTTAGGGCGGAAGGTGGGAGGAGGAGGGGGAAAGGGCGGAGAGGTGGAGGTGAGGGGCTGGAGGATCAGGATCTGTTTCGAAGTGATGCTTACAAGAAGGCTGTCAAGGACGTTTTCTACCTGGAGTTCAGGAATCTGAGCCATTCGACGATTCGGGGCGTGTTGGCGGAGCAGAATTTCTCGTATACACTTGCGAGACCAATTTTGCAGCAGCTTGCGAGTCGGAGTTGGAGGTTCTCGCTGGGGAGTCTGTGGCCGAGGAAAGCAGCTGGTGTCGGAGCAGATGGGCACCCGTTCATCTTTTGGAGTCACGAAAATGGGTCGGAGCAAGCCACCCCTGCTGTCAGGAAGACGGGAAGTACGGAATTGGACCATGAGCTCTACGAGCTATTCGTCGAGCCGATCATCACGAAACAAAGGCAAGAACGACAACTTGCCGACTACAACGTGGCATGCGAGGTCAACGAAAAGGAAGCAGAAGCTGCCGAAGCACTTTTCGACTGCGAATGCTGCTTCAGCTCCGTCCCCTTCGAACAGATCGCCACTTGTGATCAGAACTGCCACTTTCTCTGCCTCGACTGCGTTCGCCGAACAGTAAACGAAGCACTCTATGGCCAAGGCTGGTCACGAACAGCAGATCTGGAACGAGCTTCAGTTCGATGCTTTGCGCCATCTTCGCAGGATTGCCATGGCTCGATTGCTGGTGACCAGGTTCGACAGTCCTTGACGCAAGGCTCTGATAATGAAGACGCCTGGAACGACTTTCAGGCGAGGATAACTGCCGAGACGCTCATGAGGACGGGTCTATCATTACAACGCTGTCCCTTCTGCAACTACGCCGAAGTCGATGAACCACCAAATGCCCGCATCCGACACCCCATGGCAATTTGGCACCACGCTATGACGAAATCACCACCAGCTTTCCAGATCATGCTGCTCTCATTCCTGACAGCATTAACCCTCCTGACAATCCCCATACTAGTCGCTACACTGGTCACATGGCTCCTACTTCAACTCTTCCCACCAGCCAAATCCGCCTTGACGAGCTCCCTCCACCGCATCCACAAAACCCGCCGAACCCTCCGCTTCACATGCCAGAACCCCTCCTGCGCCGCACTAACCTGCACCCGCTGCCTCGCCCCCTGGCACAACCCCCACACCTGCTTCGACGCCGAATCGACCTCCCTCCGCACCGCGCTCGAAGCCTCCGCCACCCTGGCCATAAAACGCACATGCCCCAAATGTCTCCTCTCCTTCGTCAAGGCCAGCGGCTGCAACAAACTCGTCTGCAACTGCGGATACACCATGTGCTACATTTGTCGGCAAGAGATTACGAGTCGGGAGGGGTATGCGCATTTTTGTCAGCATTTCAGGCCCAGTGGGGGGAGGTGTGGGGAGTGTGAGAGGTGTGATCTTTATGGGGATGAGGATGAGGAGGGGGCGATTAGGCGGGCGGCGGAGGTTGCGGAACGGGAGTGGAGGGAGAGGGAGCAGGGTGGTGGGGAGGGGGAGGAGGAGGCGAGGAAGGGGGTGAGGATGATTGAGGTGCTTGTGGGGCAggggaggaggaggaggtgGTGGGAGGAGTGGGTGGATGTTGTTGTTGATGCTGTTGTGGCGTGA
- a CDS encoding Sorting nexin-4: MPAQWSVKRNKVHGLLYGLVGIGLVPPELQADAARWSTQRHPPLSHAPATIPTRNTTIEQSDSDFGSAPSSVVDLASSRGDPDTDDDFDIIEGSEAPHLLDGSSDRPFGQNTFVQLGAGVARRLPSARSSTAGLAGSRSMEAGRSNDYDDPEWPQAGEHADPHDLAGPGEHGRLVCTVTKPQKEGEGTQNTYVSYLVITDTDFKSFQNSHSEVRRRFTDFGFLYRTLFKEYPQCAVPPLPDKNNMSYVRGDRFGPDFTARRAHSLGRFLKRLSMHPVLRRATIFTLFLESTDWHGVMTTRPNRGMSGSDGGNHSVLESWTDSFLNAFTKPHKHDKRFQDVNDRASKLDDDLGTVSKTVARVAKRKGDLERDYGDLATQFQKLAALEPGVQDELTKFAASVGETSEGWRGLKEHTDQDYLGSLKDMEAYISSVKALLKTREQKQLDFEGLTEYLTKAAQERDTLASHGSMGASGFLRQKIEDVRGVDHEQSRRERQRKLEVQISRLTTEVEAAKKTSEAFDEEVVKEVSDFERIKAVEFRDTLGGLADANIDFFKNNIDIWERLIADMEKQKADAAAQQSA; this comes from the exons ATGCCTGCTCAGTGGTCCGTCAAGCGAAACAAAGTGCACGGCCTCCTGTATGGCCTCGTTGGCATC GGATTAGTTCCGCCAGAGCTGCAGGCCGACGCAGCGAGATGGTCCACCCAACGACACCCACCACTATCACATGCACCTGCCACTATACCCACCCGCAACACGACAATCGAACAATCAGACTCGGACTTTGGATCCGCACCCAGCAGCGTTGTGGACTTGGCTTCGTCACGCGGAGACCCCGATACTGACGACGACTTCGACATCATCGAAGGCAGCGAAGCTCCACACTTACTCGACGGGAGCAGCGACAGACCGTTTGGGCAGAACACCTTTGTGCAACTTGGGGCGGGTGTCGCGCGCAGACTGCCTTCAGCCAGGAGCTCCACTGCTGGCCTGGCAGGCTCGCGCAGCATGGAAGCGGGCCGCAGCAACGACTACGACGACCCGGAGTGGCCGCAAGCTGGCGAACATGCTGATCCTCACGACCTTGCTGGGCCCGGCGAACATGGGAGATTGGTTTGCACTGTCACGAAGCCGCAGAAAGAGGGCGAGGGAACTCAGAACACATACGTCTCATACCTGGTCATCACAGACACCGACTTCAAGTCCTTCCAAAACTCGCATTCCGAGGTACGGAGGCGCTTTACGGATTTTGGCTTCCTATACAGAACACTGTTCAAGGAGTATCCGCAATGTGCAGTGCCGCCTCTTCCGGACAAGAACAACATGTCGTACGTGCGCGGCGATCGATTTGGACCAGACTTTACAGCACGGCGAGCACATTCCCTGGGTCGCTTTCTGAAACGTCTTTCGATGCACCCCGTGCTGCGAAGAGCTACAATCTTCACACTCTTCCTCGAATCCACCGACTGGCATGGAGTGATGACGACCAGGCCGAACCGCGGCATGAGTGGAAGTGATGGAGGGAATCATTCGGTACTGGAGAGCTGGACCGATAGCTTCTTGAACGCATTCACCAAGCCGCACAAGCACGACAAGCGCTTTCAAGATGTCAACGATCGTGCCTCGAAGCTTGACGATGATCTAGGAACTGTCAGCAAGACAGTTGCAAGAGTTGCGAAGCGCAAAGGAGACCTCGAACGTGATTACGGAGACCTCGCAACACAATTCCAGAAGCTTGCCGCGCTCGAGCCTGGAGTGCAGGACGAGCTCACCAAGTTCGCCGCAAGTGTTGGAGAGACAAGCGAGGGCTGGAGAGGGTTGAAAGAGCATACAGACCAGGACTATTTGGGCTCGTTGAAAGATATGGAAGCATACATATCGTCTGTCAAAGCGTTGCTCAAGACACGCGAGCAGAAACAGCTGGACTTTGAAGGCTTGACGGAATACCTTACCAAGGCCGCTCAAGAACGCGACACTCTCGCAAGTCATGGATCGATGGGAGCTAGTGGCTTCCTACGACAAAAGATTGAAGACGTCCGCGGAGTCGATCACGAGCAATCAAGGCGAGAACGACAGCGGAAGCTTGAGGTTCAGATAAGTCGATTGACAACCGAAGTGGAAGCCGCCAAGAAGACGTCAGAGGCATTCGATGAGGAGGTCGTCAAGGAAGTGTCCGACTTCGAGCGGATCAAGGCAGTCGAGTTCCGCGACACACTTGGCGGCCTAGCAGATGCCAACATCGACTTCTTCAAGAACAACATTGACATCTGGGAACGCTTAATAGCGGACATGGAGAAGCAAAAGGCCGATGCCGCTGCGCAACAGTCTGCATGA
- a CDS encoding Cytochrome P450 monooxygenase, protein MMDLLTTTTTLGWAVGLGVTTLIVRFVLELHAKRTRMRGLPGPPHSYLFGHILAMPPVLASQPPNAAPQTYFQCVKEYYNLPDVFYFDPWPLGPQIMLIFNADMMHAVSVATSLPKHPVTLDFMKNFGGPGNLVSSEGKEWKRWRSAFNPGFAPAQLMSMLPVVVDECQRFCDIMSTHAKNNDIIRLEQYATNLTVNIIGKIVLDLDLKAWEGRNPLLTAFHSQVRWMQMGVQFQPSELWDIRRPIIQMYNNWKMARYLRGRLVERFASRDSRGKTNHVIDLALEIYLKEVKGTSGDTSDVKELDPEFMQAAISNMKTFVFAGHDTTSSTICYALCYLSQNPDMLARIRQEHDDVFGPDVTKVGDQIRKDPILLNKLDYTLAVTKEVLRIQPPASTVRCAASGSGFKLHNPDTGEDMVADDFMIWPVSKSGPWAKIGSQDSTDIVTCADVGMHRNPKYWPNPCKFDPDRFIQGSAVYDANNKDAWIPFSKGIRNCIGQELAIIETKAILAMTIRTFDFQIAYDEVGKLKGDGSAYPSRTDGILEQFGERAYQIQLGTAKPNEGMPCRLRLRKEVVPQ, encoded by the exons ATGATGGACCTCctcaccaccaccaccaccttGGGCTGGGCCGTTGGCCTGGGCGTCACCACCTTGATCGTCCGTTTCGTACTGGAGCTCCACGCCAAACGGACTCGTATGAGAGGGCTTCCTGGGCCGCCTCACAGTTACCTTTTCGGTCACATCCTGGCCATGCCTCCAGTGCTCGCAAGCCAACCGCCAAACGCAGCTCCTCAGACGTATTTCCAGTGTGTGAAAGAATACTACAATCTGCCAGATGTCTTCTACTTTGATCCGTGGCCACTCGGACCCCAAATCATGCTCATCTTCAATGCCGACATGATGCATGCTGTTTCCGTCGCGACCTCGCTACCGAAACATCCCGTCACTCTCGACTTCATGAAGAATTTCGGCGGTCCAGGCAATCTCGTCAGCAGCGAAGGGAAAGAGTGGAAACGATGGCGATCTGCATTCAATCCAGGCTTTGCTCCGGCGCAGCTGATGTCCATGCTTCCAGTGGTAGTGGACGAATGTCAGCGCTTTTGCGACATCATGTCCACGCATGCCAAAAACAACGACATCATCCGACTGGAACAGTATGCTACGAACCTCACCGTGAATATCATTGGTAAGATAGTGCTTGACCTGGACTTGAAAGCATGGGAAGGTCGCAACCCGCTTCTTACAGCTTTCCACTCCCAAGTCCGCTGGATGCAGATGGGCGTGCAGTTCCAGCCCAGCGAGCTTTGGGATATTAGAAGGCCTATCATCCAGATGTACAACAACTGGAAGATGGCACGCTATCTCAGAGGCCGTCTGGTCGAACGATTCGCAAGCCGCGATAGCAGAGGCAAGACGAATCACGTCATCGATCTTGCCCTCGAAATATATCTGAAAGAAGTCAAAGGCACGTCTGGCGATACTTCCGACGTCAAAGAACTTGATCCTGAGTTCATGCAAGCCGCTATCAGTAATATGAAGACCTTCGTCTTTGCTGGCCACGACACGACATCCAGCACCATCTGCTATGCCCTCTGCTACCTCAGCCAGAATCCTGACATGTTGGCACGCATACGACAGGAACACGACGACGTTTTTGGTCCCGACGTGACGAAAGTGGGCGACCAGATCCGCAAAGATCCTATCTTACTCAACAAGCTGGACTACACACTCGCCGTCACGAAGGAGGTGCTCAGAATACAGCCCCCGGCGAGCACGGTCCGCTGCGCAGCCTCAGGCTCAGG GTTCAAGTTGCATAATCCGGACACGGGAGAAGACATGGTTGCTGATGATTTTATGATCTGGCCAGTTAGTAAGTCTGGACCGTGGGCAAAGATCGGATCACAGGACAGTACTGACATTGTTACTTGTGCAGATGTTGGCATGCACAGGAATCCGAAGTACTGGCCGAACCCGTGCAAGTTTGATCCGGATCGTTTTATTCAGGGCTCGGCAGTCTACGATGCGAATAATAAAGATGCTTGGATCCCGTTTAGTAAAGGCATCAGAAATT GTATCGGCCAAGAACTCGCCATCATCGAAACAAAAGCCATCCTCGCCATGACGATCCGCACCTTCGACTTCCAGATCGCCTACGACGAGGTCGGCAAACTAAAGGGTGATGGCAGTGCGTATCCGAGCCGAACGGACGGGATTCTGGAGCAATTTGGGGAAAGGGCGTATCAGATTCAGCTAGGCACTGCGAAGCCGAATGAGGGTATGCCGTGTAGGTTGAGGCTGAGGAAGGAGGTGGTACCTCAGTGA